One window of the Actinomycetota bacterium genome contains the following:
- a CDS encoding ACP S-malonyltransferase, translating to MTAAVLFPGQGSQYAGMADPWEQHAAGRAVLQEASDLTSRDFAGQCRDDELLATTAFAQPALFVCDVAAYRVLEAEGLRTSAVAGHSLGEYAALVAAGTLTFPEALGLVVERGNAMQAASDESPGTMLALVGVGAADGAAIAGEAREDGVLTVANENGPKQVVLAGDVDAIERAATVAADRKVRAVRLNVAGAFHSPLMASALERMRAALTTVSFSDPAFPVIANVTGEAVREGEAFRELLARHVVSPVRWEASMITLDNAGVDTFVEAGPGDVLAKLVKRTVPAGFSVTAGSPDAAAAAAAQASGDRA from the coding sequence GTGACCGCAGCAGTGCTGTTCCCCGGTCAGGGGTCCCAGTACGCAGGCATGGCCGATCCCTGGGAGCAACACGCCGCCGGCCGCGCCGTCCTGCAGGAGGCCTCCGACCTCACGAGCCGGGACTTCGCCGGCCAGTGCCGCGACGACGAGCTGCTCGCGACCACCGCGTTCGCGCAGCCGGCCCTGTTCGTGTGCGACGTCGCCGCCTACCGCGTGCTCGAGGCCGAGGGGCTGCGCACGAGCGCCGTCGCGGGCCACTCGCTGGGCGAGTACGCGGCACTCGTTGCTGCGGGAACGCTCACCTTCCCCGAGGCGCTCGGGCTCGTGGTGGAGCGCGGCAACGCGATGCAGGCCGCGTCCGACGAAAGCCCGGGAACGATGCTCGCGTTGGTGGGCGTCGGCGCGGCCGACGGCGCGGCGATCGCCGGCGAGGCCCGGGAGGATGGCGTCCTCACGGTCGCGAACGAGAACGGCCCGAAGCAGGTCGTGCTCGCCGGCGATGTCGACGCGATCGAACGAGCCGCGACGGTCGCCGCGGATCGCAAGGTCCGCGCGGTGCGACTGAACGTCGCGGGCGCGTTCCATTCGCCGTTGATGGCTTCGGCCCTCGAACGGATGCGCGCCGCGCTGACGACCGTCTCGTTCAGCGACCCCGCGTTCCCCGTGATCGCGAACGTGACCGGCGAGGCCGTCCGGGAAGGCGAGGCCTTCCGCGAGCTGCTCGCCCGGCATGTCGTCTCCCCGGTCCGGTGGGAGGCATCGATGATCACGCTCGACAACGCGGGGGTGGACACCTTCGTCGAGGCGGGGCCCGGCGACGTGCTCGCCAAGCTCGTGAAGCGCACGGTTCCAGCCGGTTTCTCGGTCACGGCGGGGAGCCCGGACGCCGCCGCTGCTGCTGCCGCGCAGGCGTCCGGGGACCGCGCGTGA